The following are from one region of the Silene latifolia isolate original U9 population chromosome 9, ASM4854445v1, whole genome shotgun sequence genome:
- the LOC141602351 gene encoding ribonuclease 1-like, with product MKFIYSLFVIQLLFVVSAFSQDFDFFYFVQQWPGSYCDTQKSCCYPSTGKPAADFGIHGLWPNYNDGTYPSNCDSNTPFDRTQISSVLKRMKSEWPTLACPSNDGINFWTHEWEKHGTCSESVLDQHSYFQTALDLKHQTNLLQALTSKGIKPNGESYTLQSIKEAIQESVGYTPFVECNVDTSGNSQLYQVYLCVDNSGSSLIECPVYPHGKCGSEIEFPAF from the exons ATGAAGTTTATTTACTCCCTTTTCGTTATACAATTGTTGTTTGTCGTCTCGGCATTTTCGCAAGATTTTGATTTCTTCTACTTTGTTCAACAG TGGCCGGGTTCGTATTGTGATACACAAAAGAGTTGTTGTTATCCATCAACCGGAAAACCAGCAGCAGATTTTGGGATTCATGGTCTTTGGCCTAATTACAATGATGGCACTTACCCTTCTAACTGTGATTCTAACACCCCGTTTGATCGAACACAG ATATCAAGTGTGTTAAAAAGAATGAAATCAGAGTGGCCTACATTAGCATGCCCAAGCAATGATGGTATAAACTTTTGGACACATGAATGGGAAAAACATGGAACTTGTTCTGAATCTGTTCTTGATCAACATTCTTACTTCCAAACTGCTCTTGATCTTAAACATCAAACCAACCTTCTTCAAGCACTTACTAGTAAAG GAATTAAGCCAAATGGAGAGTCTTACACACTTCAAAGTATTAAGGAAGCCATACAAGAAAGTGTAGGGTATACACCATTTGTTGAGTGCAATGTTGATACATCAGGAAATAGTCAACTTTATCAAGTTTACCTTTGTGTTGATAATTCTGGTTCGAGCCTTATTGAATGCCCTGTATATCCACATGGCAAATGTGGTTCGGAAATTGAATTTCCTGCCTTTTAA